The Anolis carolinensis isolate JA03-04 chromosome 2, rAnoCar3.1.pri, whole genome shotgun sequence genome contains the following window.
GCTGTCTCAACATCTCTTCCAAGAATCATTCCCAAGACACATTAGCTGAATAAACTATATTTGAGTTGCAATGTTGCCTCCTTCCACTCCTTCCTTTATCCCTTtgatgagtttttttttctttttggtcatTTGCCTGAAGGTCAAAACACTAACTATAGTCGGTCCTCTACATctaatggattctgcatccacagttagaattttctttaaaatagaAACCCAGTTTATGCAAggaacattgtatataatgggatctgAGTATCTACAGATGTAGGTATCCATTTTGGGTCCTGGAGATGAATTCCAGCAAATACTGGGAGCCCTCTGTACCTACATCTGGCCTCCCATGTCCATGAATTCTGGTACCTACAGATTTCAACCATCCacgtttcaaaaatatttttaaaaatccaaaaagcaaaccttgattttgtcattttatataagagacacaattcaactataaggtaaaggttttacctgacattaagtctagtcgtgtccgactctgggggttggtgctcatctccatttctaagccgaagaactggtaTTATCTATAGACagcttctaggtcatgtggccggcatgactgcatggagcaccattaccttcccgcagaagcggtacctattgatccactcacatttgcatgttttcaaactgctaggttggcaggagctggggctaacaaagaGAGCTCACCCCCTcttcggattcaaaccgctgacctttcggtcagcaagttcagcagctcattggtttaacccgctatgctaccaggggctccattaaTTAAACTATATCATtagatataatgggacttgagcatccatgtattttgatatccacagagaCATCCTAGAACCAAACTCCAATGGATACCACGGAGCCGGTGTATACTGCGAACTAAGCTATCCATAACGGCAACAAAGGAGAGCCTCATTCTGCAAATTGCACCAACATTTGGCTCAATCTGGAATAGAGAGAGGTCATGTTTCAAGATCTCCCTCCACTCACTGTTTGGGTGTAAGTCATCCCTTGAGATATCGTTTATGCACATATGATTTGAAAACTATAATGGAAGCCGCAAGGACTAGAAGCatgctttaaaacaaaacaaagaagaagGAGGTTCCCAAAAGGGCTGAATGCTAATCTTAATTCCAGTCCGAGCACATTGTGAAAGTTCCTAGTctgtagaagaaaaaaataagtgGGTGGACTATGTGAATCATTTTCGATTGAAGGGAAGGAGAAACAGAGGGAGGAAGGGACACTTCCATATTGCTCCCTCCAAGCGATCAGGGAAACCACACTATAGGTAACCCCATTCTGTGTGGAGGAGGAGACACATGTGCCCCATCCGCATGTCCTTTTGGGCCATGATTTTTTGAGAAGTTTCTGCAACTTCTTCCTTCGGCGGCAGCCCGAGGTCAGTGGGGCTTTTCCTGTTCTCCGAACACTGTGTGAACGGTTTCTGCCGCGAGTGCCTCCTCTCGTGTGTGCTGCAGTGGGACCGCTGGCTGAAGCCCTTGCCACAGTCCAAGCACTTGAagggcttctctcccgtgtgggtccTGCAGTGGCGAACCAGGTCGGAGCGGTGCCGGAAGGTCTTGCCGCAATCCGCACAATTGTACGGCCGCTCTTTGGCGTGCATGCGCTGGTGCCGGTTGAGGAGCGAGGCCTCGCCAAACTTCCTCCCGCAGTCTGGGCACCGGTAGGGCTTGTCGCTCGCCGTGTGAGTCCGCTTGTGCACCACCAGGTTTGAGCTGTCGCTGAAGCCTTTGCCGCAATAGGAGCACTTGTACGGCTTCTCGCCGGTGTGGGTCCTCCGGTGGCGGACCAGGTAGGAGTTCTGGCAGAAGCACTTGCCGCAGTCCAAGCACTGGTACGGCTTCTTCTCGGCGTGGATCCTCCGGTGTGCGATCAGGTTGGAGCGGTCGCTGAAGCTCCTCCCGCAATGGAGGCACTGgtacggcttctctcctgtgtgcgtcCGGCGGTGTTTCAGCAGGTCGGAGCTCCGGCTGAAGCCCTTCCCACATTCCAAGCACACCTTTTTCCTCTGGTCCATGTGGGTCCCATCTTGGGCAGGTTGCTCCCCATGTTTCTGGCCAACTTTCTGGCAGGCTTCCTCTCCAAAGGGGCCTTCACGCTGATTCTCTGCTTTGTGTTCATTTTCAAAGGCTTCCAGTTGCTCCTGGCACAGAAAAGCAGCTTCTCCAAAGGCCTCAGATGGTTCTGTTTTCTCAGAACATTTGAGCTGAGGTTTTTCTTCCTCGGTCTCGCTCACCCACCCATCACCTGCTGGAAGATAGAAAAGCAGAGAGTTACACATACAGAAATCATTCCCTGTCCAAATTCCAAAGTGGAAAAGTAAGAGCTCATCACAGTGGTACCTATGCCTTGGTCAGTTCCTAACTAGATTACAGCCAGGAACTCAACATTGGGCTGCCCTTGAAGGCTGTTTGGGAATTACAGCTGAGGGAAATGTGGCAGCCAAATAGATCTCCAGTGTGCTTATTTCAGACCACAAAAAAACAGATCACataaaggttgttgtatgttttccaggctgtatggccatgttccagaagtattctctcctgacgtttcgcccacatctatggcaggcatcctcagaggttgtgaggtacctcataacctctgagaatgtctgtcatagatgtaggcgaaatgtcaggaaataagTACCcactttggcggggaggtaaaaagTGCCCTGAAAAACCTGCTGGCCAAAATCCAACCAGGAAAGGCATCCATGGATGataggctccttggcatggaaaatgaaacatgGCTGAATCCCCATGGGCGAGTCGAGCACAGCCAGATgtcggagatgaaaagagggaaggctTGCCTCTGTTCATGTACTGTCaagtctttgtcaattgtataacagcattgaatgtttgctatatatgaacctgtaatctgctctgagtccccttggggagatagagcggaatataaataaagtatattattatgattatattattagtagaatGGCTCCTAAATCAAAAgtttttgatgtgtttgttttTACCTATATCTACATTGAAATGCTGCCATGCCATCCCTCCCACCTTATCCCAATAAAATAATATGTgcagtgtcatggtttgcaaaggcactgtgctgtgtgtgtgtatgtgtgtgtgttaattggaaaatgaagtgcatgaagccgattggctgagcctgcaaaagaCCTGGGATTGAttcgatactgtttctgttctgctgctacaGGACAAGTTTTcggtgctgactgagtactgctggtgaagggaGCAGTATACTCAGTcaagccttgctattttgaggcctgtttgctgctgagacaagagggagaagaaccaggacagtattcttctctgaaacagatttatggactgagaaaggaccatttatgactgtggacttctttaagtgatcagagggaccattgaaAATACTACTGGTTTTGATCTCTTGAAATCAGTaaaattcctgtatttttgttcttcaAACCTGcatggcatgttattgttctgcaggtgactctaGATCACAGacatcatcatcaatctgtaacATGCAGCATCTGAACTGTTAGCAGCCTAATTTAGGCTGAGGGGTGAAGGAATCAACCAAACTGAGCAAGCTGTGCTTGTTTTATTCCTGGTTTTTCCTTGAGTTGGCTTACTCACCCAAGGAGCTGGCCTCTCCATCGCTGTCCTGCTTAGCTTCTCTGTAGAGCTGCCACTGTCCATTGTCGGATGGGCCTTGCTCTGCCTTGGCAGTGTTCCCAAGAGCTTCCTGAAAGCCCTTTGGCACCTGGAATGGCAATGAAACAAAGACTAAAATCTGGAGCAGATTTGTGGTCTGAATGCACAGAAGCCACTACCTCACTGTGATGTGTAGCCTcagaaagggagagggaaagcAAGATGGTTTGACCCATTTTGTTGTTGGCCTGCTGACTGCTGTGTGTATCCACTTTCTGATCCAAATAACAGAGtccaaatcctagagttggaagagacccccaaggccacccagtccaaccccattctgccaagcagtAAGATTGGGAATACAGGTGGACTTTAGAGTGACTGATCacctgtattctgtgagccctctgaaccccactaatgacaatctggaccaaacttggcacacagacccagcactgccaatttggggtgattgaccttggcatcagagagctATAGTtgacctgtattcagagaacacaggTTACTGGCGCTGTTCTGagcttaaattgttgttttatatattagtggttttattttatattgcactgtgtgtttattttatgcattgtttttggCACCTTGTgacatatgtaagctgccccgagtcccttcaggaagatggaggtggggtacaaaaataaagttatcattataAAAGTTATTATGAAcattgaacccagcaagtgatggatctggaccaaacctggcacactgacccaacacggccaactgtaaatactggcagagtttggggaggattgatccaAGATTTTTGGAAAtcgcagttcacccacatccttatgtattttctaatgggagcattcattaaaaaacaacaggaaagactgagtttttctATGACATAGAGTAACATATgatcaaactgagaatacctaacatccaaaaacagacaaggcccttttcaaatattccaggcattgccaggtacccaagctagtagttATTATAAAACTCAGTACCAGAGTCTGTGCGTTTACTTCTTTCTCTGGAAGTGCTGATGCACTCTGTCCCACTGAAAAGggattaaagaacatttttaaatgttaaaagaGTATTCATGataacatggactgttttcaagccaggtgtcactcatccttTTCTGTGCATTTTACTGTTATGGCCAAAATGTAATACTGTGCATTCCTCcgtgctgaaattcattttgttagttctaGCCTAGCTCTTTAATGTGTCACTGTCATTTTTGGATTATGATCCTGTCCTCCGGGGTatgagctatccctcccaatgtgGCGTCACCTCCAAATCTGATAGGACTCCCTGACCATGATTGGCAGAGAGGCTGCCTCACCTGCGGTTCCCACTGCGTGTTCTCTTGCTGCCTCTGCAGGAACTCCTCTGCCAAAGCCACTGCCTGGGCACAGTCTTCCACTCCTCGTTCCCGGACACAGCTTTGAATCTCCGAGGGAAGGATggtcaggaactgctccaggaccaCCAGCTCCAGGATCTGCTCCTTGGAGAGCCTGTCGGGCTCCAGCCACTGGCGGCAAAGGGCCCGGAGGCGGAGGCAAACTTCTCGGGGGCCATCCGCTTCCAGGTAGCAGAACTGCCGGAAGCGCCGGCGCTGGGCCTCTCCATCGACAACGGGGCTCGGCTTCGGGGCCTCTGCTTTTAATTTCCTGGGGTCTCCCCGAATTGCCACCTCCGAGCCGAGGGCGGCCGGCAGAGCCTCCCCTATCAGAGGCCGGGCCGTCCACTCCCCTCGGGGCCACATCCAAGCGTCAGCAACACCTTCGAAGGGGAACGCCTTGCCATTTTCCTCCCATGGTGTGGGGAGCAGGAGCTGTGGGCTGCCCCACCCAAGGTGTGGGGCCTGCGTGGCCTTGAGGAGCTCCTGGAGAGACCCATCCCAGCCTTGAGGCAGCATTTCCCCCGGTTCCTGCTTCACCTGCTGGGGAGCCGCCCAACCCAAGAGGTCCTTCATCGTCCCACATTGAAGACTTCTTCCTGTCCGTTTGGGTTCCTTCCCTGGCTTGGATCCTTCAGGATCTTCCGGCGCTTCTTGCTCCAGAAGCGGAAGTCCTATGGATGTCGCTGCAATGTTTGCCGCAGTTGCCATCGTCTCTCAGCCTAGAAGCAGGAGGATAACTGCCATTATAATCAGTTTTAAGGACTtagagcaaacttgggccctccaggtgttttgggcttcaacgcccacaattcctaacagcctcaggccccttccctttgcccctcagccgcaatgaagctacaagactattcagtgccaatcaaggtggccaattgcaatgttcacactggcctcaagcagataagagttctttctcccaccctagacattattccacagatatataaaccccacttgcctagtttccaacagacctcacaacctctaaggatgcctgccatagatgagtgCAAAAACGTCAggcaagaatgcttctggaacatggtcatacagcctggaaaacttatagcaacccattattattattattattattaccctgctttatctctcccaaaggagactcaaaggttaaagcatacattatttaaaaatacatattcaaaCATGCAcccttaaaaaaacccacaaatgtgcATCACCAAAAAGCACATACTGATAAAAAGCTAAACCTTTTTCATTGagacaggtttttaaaaaggcttttaaGATCAATCCTAGAGACACTGTCGTTTTTagctttaaatatgttttaatggattttaactggacATTTTTTCATACTGTTTATattgaattctgttttaatgtttgcatatttggtatattttaaattgtatgctaatgcttttatgttaagaaactttgattctcctttaagagagataaagcggggtataaataaatataataataatagttagaaCAAACGAAGAGGAACATGCATCACtacaaacacatacaaacatgCACAACCACACTCAGAATCATGCgctattaaaacacacaaacacgcatcattaaaaatacacacacatgtgcaccattaaaacacacatatacacacccttaaaaatcacaatcatgcaACTTATAAAACCATAAATATGCACCattaaaacacatgcacacagacacaTAGGCATGCTTTAGATACACACATGCAaatacacatcattaaaaacattcataaatattGGATTATTAAGAACTCAAACATAAAtacggtaaaggtaaagatttccccttaagtctagttgtgtccgacttggggggttggtgctcatctccatttctaagccaaagagctggcattgtccatagacacctccaaggtcatgtggtcggcatgactgcatggaacgccgttgccTATTGATATACTtacttttcatgttttcgaactgctaggttggcagaagctggagctaacagtgggagctcactccgctccccagatttgaaccactgacctttcagtcagcaagttcagcagctcaattgtttaacccactgtgccaccgggggctcccacaaACATAAATATGTACCAATAATATACTACAAGCAAGTATCATCACACACAAACATGTATCATCCAAACACCGACATAAACATACATTATTGAAGCATTATGTACATGAAATACACATCCAGCCATGAACGATTACAACatataaacacaataaaaaaacccagaaaaatatGCATTAAGAATACACACATGCAAAAAGAGCACcattgcaacacacacacacaaatgtgccTGATTAAAAAAACACGAACATGAACcatcaaaacatcattttaaaaacacacgcACAAAGATGCATAATTAAACATGCCTCATCAAAAAATAAATCGAACCATGCAttctttaaacacacacacaatatgcaCCATGAAAACCTACAGAAATATGAACTGTTAGGAGGCACACACAAGTATGCAtgcatcattatattattttaggAAATCACATTATTGGGGTCACATGTCCCCCATTGGAAGATGCACAGACCCAGCTTCAGACTCCTTACTCCAAGGCGAGGATCCCTATTCCCTGCATTGATGCATTTCTCAAAGGCATTATTGATCCCTTTTCCCTTTGATCTGAGCCTTGCAGAGCCCACTCACCCAGCCAAGCTGCTTCTCccacgtgggaggcggggccagcagACCGGAAGGAACGTTGGGAAAGCCAGCGTTCTATTGACAGCCTTCTGTTCGCAAGCAACTTTCCCACGCTGCCTCCCTAGGCCTGGTGGGGGGGCTCTCTATGGCCTTAACCCTTTCCCCACCTCTGTATGAGAACCATACCTGAGAGTTGGGAGagaggggtccccaaaggtcatccagtctcaCCCCATTGTGCCagacaggaaggcacaatcaaagcaccccaggaCAGATGGCCATACCCACCTCttcccaaggccccttctacactgccatataaaatccagattatctgttttgaactcgataataataataataataataataataattataacaataacaacaacaactttatttttctatcctgcctccatctccccaaagagactcagggcggctaacacagggcaaagccagaagacaataaaacaaataaaataaaaagtggaTGAACAAAGTCCTtgatgaatcctgggattttctgGCAATCAGTCTCTCAGCAGGGGGTGAACTGGAAGAATCTTTTGTTTCTCAAGACAGTCATatagtcaggcctgtagcgaggggtgtgtgtgtgtgtgtgttaagggttcaaccccccccccccgcccgaaatttttcaggttataaaaaaacctggtttactcatgaattttacctggttaaccaaatccccatgctaaatctatgagacgcaaaacattaagagtcccttcaATCTCAAGCagtctcaagcagatattgacaggtttgtagcaggggtggggggtgctaggggttcaaccactCCCCCCgaaaaaaatttctggctacagccctgcatatAGTCCAAAGACACATAAGCACTGCTATGATATTTGAGAATCTTAGGGGTAGTAGATCTTGCGCTGGTCTGCTGTCCAGCAGGGGCTCAGTTGTAGAAACAGAGtggtaacagggttgttgtgtgttttccgggctgtctggccatgttccagaagtattctctcctgacgtttcgcccatatctgtggcaggcatcctcagaggttg
Protein-coding sequences here:
- the LOC103280950 gene encoding zinc finger and SCAN domain-containing protein 21 isoform X1, encoding MATAANIAATSIGLPLLEQEAPEDPEGSKPGKEPKRTGRSLQCGTMKDLLGWAAPQQVKQEPGEMLPQGWDGSLQELLKATQAPHLGWGSPQLLLPTPWEENGKAFPFEGVADAWMWPRGEWTARPLIGEALPAALGSEVAIRGDPRKLKAEAPKPSPVVDGEAQRRRFRQFCYLEADGPREVCLRLRALCRQWLEPDRLSKEQILELVVLEQFLTILPSEIQSCVRERGVEDCAQAVALAEEFLQRQQENTQWEPQVPKGFQEALGNTAKAEQGPSDNGQWQLYREAKQDSDGEASSLAGDGWVSETEEEKPQLKCSEKTEPSEAFGEAAFLCQEQLEAFENEHKAENQREGPFGEEACQKVGQKHGEQPAQDGTHMDQRKKVCLECGKGFSRSSDLLKHRRTHTGEKPYQCLHCGRSFSDRSNLIAHRRIHAEKKPYQCLDCGKCFCQNSYLVRHRRTHTGEKPYKCSYCGKGFSDSSNLVVHKRTHTASDKPYRCPDCGRKFGEASLLNRHQRMHAKERPYNCADCGKTFRHRSDLVRHCRTHTGEKPFKCLDCGKGFSQRSHCSTHERRHSRQKPFTQCSENRKSPTDLGLPPKEEVAETSQKIMAQKDMRMGHMCLLLHTEWGYL
- the LOC103280950 gene encoding zinc finger and SCAN domain-containing protein 31 isoform X2, whose translation is MATAANIAATSIGLPLLEQEAPEDPEGSKPGKEPKRTGRSLQCGTMKDLLGWAAPQQVKQEPGEMLPQGWDGSLQELLKATQAPHLGWGSPQLLLPTPWEENGKAFPFEGVADAWMWPRGEWTARPLIGEALPAALGSEVAIRGDPRKLKAEAPKPSPVVDGEAQRRRFRQFCYLEADGPREVCLRLRALCRQWLEPDRLSKEQILELVVLEQFLTILPSEIQSCVRERGVEDCAQAVALAEEFLQRQQENTQWEPQVPKGFQEALGNTAKAEQGPSDNGQWQLYREAKQDSDGEASSLGDGWVSETEEEKPQLKCSEKTEPSEAFGEAAFLCQEQLEAFENEHKAENQREGPFGEEACQKVGQKHGEQPAQDGTHMDQRKKVCLECGKGFSRSSDLLKHRRTHTGEKPYQCLHCGRSFSDRSNLIAHRRIHAEKKPYQCLDCGKCFCQNSYLVRHRRTHTGEKPYKCSYCGKGFSDSSNLVVHKRTHTASDKPYRCPDCGRKFGEASLLNRHQRMHAKERPYNCADCGKTFRHRSDLVRHCRTHTGEKPFKCLDCGKGFSQRSHCSTHERRHSRQKPFTQCSENRKSPTDLGLPPKEEVAETSQKIMAQKDMRMGHMCLLLHTEWGYL